Proteins encoded together in one Chitinophaga sp. LS1 window:
- a CDS encoding outer membrane beta-barrel protein, with amino-acid sequence MDGGFKKSLLQGKLDLKVSFSDLFHTNRMFRKSLSKLVENERRNASDSRWIAFTFQYQMGGKLSAGKVRSSEELRRF; translated from the coding sequence CTGGATGGAGGTTTTAAGAAATCACTTCTGCAGGGAAAACTGGATTTGAAAGTTTCATTTTCGGATTTGTTTCACACAAACCGGATGTTCAGGAAGTCATTGAGTAAGTTGGTCGAAAATGAACGTCGAAATGCATCAGATTCAAGGTGGATAGCTTTTACTTTTCAATACCAGATGGGCGGTAAGCTGAGTGCAGGAAAGGTACGCTCGTCAGAGGAACTGAGGCGCTTTTAA
- a CDS encoding TonB-dependent receptor has translation MKQKTWLVIKILLLMVTSHTSGQVCNFHIIGNILNNNQKPVVHASITLSNGQSSITDTNGYYDIDSVCKGTYTITCAADSVIFLQRTIYINNNTTLNFTYHHMEGDLKEVVINANKIHDLTTLNLIELDKKQLFQSAGKTLGESLKNIPGLNSIQTGPGISKPVIHGLHSNRVLILNNGIRQEGQQWGSEHAPEIDPFIAGNMTIIEGAASLRYGSDAIAGVILLDPPTLVNDRLKGEANLVGASNSRMGAISGLLNGAGYNKWEGIQWRVQGTLKRAGNFKTATYYLGNSGIDEHDYSATIGYHKANFGMFAYYSSYQSKMGIFDGSHVGNLDDLYAAFARPKPITPSYFSYKINRSYQQVIHDLLKLNSYYRFKNNSRAELTFARQSDLRNEYDVDLPYSDDPAVLNAPQVSFKIKTHTVDLIYHTPEKKHFSGSYGISGITQGNVFKGIRYLIPNFRNYGSGIFGIEKYNRDKWTFEAGLRYDYRWLRVYRRNDNSLTVYTQTHTYNNLTGSAGATFQITPDLSVSANTGSAWRAPSVSELYIKGIHLSAASYEIGDSTLQSERSINNNISFKYTGQKLLVQLNLYDNEINNYIYAKPSLTGITLVSGTYPVFQYTQANVRLRGLDAEINYQLLAPLAIISKTAIVRGYNKTIHDYLIFMPADKFDNTLKYQIPNRSKFKQNFITLQYVYTARQTRVPPNSDYAAPPAAYGLLNYSMSTQLPLHKNLLDISFSVDNLTNVAYRDYLNRFRYYADDLGISFILRTKLTF, from the coding sequence ATGAAACAAAAGACATGGCTGGTAATCAAGATCCTGCTTTTAATGGTCACCAGCCACACATCAGGACAAGTATGCAATTTTCATATTATTGGAAATATTCTGAACAACAACCAGAAACCCGTTGTTCATGCAAGTATTACACTCAGTAATGGACAATCTTCTATCACAGATACAAACGGGTACTATGATATCGATTCAGTATGTAAAGGTACATATACCATTACCTGTGCTGCTGACTCAGTTATTTTTCTACAGAGGACTATTTATATCAACAATAACACCACTCTCAATTTTACCTATCACCACATGGAGGGTGATCTTAAAGAAGTGGTAATCAATGCCAATAAAATTCATGACTTAACGACCCTCAATCTGATTGAGCTAGACAAAAAGCAACTTTTTCAATCCGCTGGTAAAACGCTGGGGGAAAGTCTGAAAAATATTCCCGGATTAAACAGTATTCAAACAGGGCCGGGTATTTCCAAACCTGTTATTCATGGGCTGCATAGCAACAGGGTACTCATTCTCAATAATGGTATCAGACAGGAAGGACAGCAATGGGGCAGTGAGCATGCTCCGGAAATAGATCCGTTCATCGCCGGCAACATGACTATTATCGAAGGCGCAGCTAGTCTGAGGTATGGTTCGGATGCCATTGCTGGTGTGATTTTACTGGATCCCCCTACGCTAGTTAATGATAGGTTGAAAGGCGAAGCAAACCTGGTGGGCGCATCTAATAGCCGAATGGGGGCCATCTCGGGGTTACTGAATGGTGCAGGGTATAATAAATGGGAAGGGATTCAGTGGCGTGTTCAGGGTACTTTGAAAAGGGCTGGTAATTTTAAAACTGCAACATATTACCTTGGTAATTCAGGAATTGATGAACATGATTATTCAGCGACCATCGGGTATCACAAGGCCAATTTTGGCATGTTTGCTTATTATAGCAGCTATCAAAGCAAAATGGGCATCTTTGACGGCTCTCATGTCGGCAACCTCGATGATCTTTACGCCGCATTTGCCCGCCCAAAACCAATTACCCCCTCCTATTTTTCATATAAAATAAACCGAAGCTATCAGCAGGTAATACATGACCTATTAAAACTAAATAGCTACTACAGGTTTAAAAACAATAGTCGTGCAGAATTAACTTTTGCCCGTCAGTCCGACCTCAGGAATGAATATGACGTTGACCTTCCTTACAGCGATGATCCGGCAGTATTAAACGCGCCACAGGTGAGCTTCAAAATCAAGACCCACACGGTTGACCTGATTTATCATACCCCAGAGAAAAAACATTTTTCCGGTTCCTATGGTATAAGCGGAATCACACAGGGCAATGTATTTAAAGGCATCCGTTACCTAATTCCTAACTTCAGGAACTATGGAAGCGGTATATTTGGAATTGAAAAATACAACAGAGACAAGTGGACATTTGAAGCCGGCCTAAGATACGATTACCGCTGGCTGAGAGTATATAGACGCAATGACAACTCCCTTACTGTCTATACACAAACTCATACATATAATAACTTAACCGGGAGCGCCGGAGCTACCTTCCAGATTACCCCTGATCTTTCTGTCAGTGCAAATACAGGCAGCGCCTGGAGAGCTCCGAGTGTAAGTGAATTATACATTAAAGGGATTCATTTAAGTGCTGCATCATACGAGATTGGTGATTCTACCTTGCAGTCGGAGCGTTCTATCAATAACAATATAAGTTTTAAATACACTGGCCAAAAATTGCTTGTTCAACTCAACCTGTATGACAATGAAATTAATAACTACATCTATGCCAAACCTTCTCTCACAGGTATTACCCTTGTAAGCGGCACTTATCCGGTCTTTCAGTACACACAAGCGAATGTCAGACTAAGAGGTTTGGATGCAGAAATAAATTACCAGCTATTAGCGCCGCTGGCCATTATTTCGAAAACTGCTATTGTACGAGGGTATAATAAAACTATTCATGACTACCTCATTTTCATGCCTGCTGACAAATTCGATAACACCTTAAAATATCAAATACCCAACCGCAGCAAATTCAAACAGAATTTTATTACCCTACAATATGTTTATACCGCCAGACAAACAAGGGTGCCACCAAATAGTGATTATGCAGCACCACCAGCCGCGTATGGACTGCTCAATTATTCTATGAGCACTCAACTGCCACTTCACAAAAATTTGCTGGACATCAGCTTCTCTGTAGACAATCTTACCAACGTAGCTTACCGGGATTACCTGAACAGGTTCAGGTATTACGCCGACGATTTAGGTATCAGTTTTATACTGCGAACCAAACTTACATTTTAA